One window from the genome of Bacillus weihaiensis encodes:
- a CDS encoding NAD-dependent epimerase/dehydratase family protein codes for MNTKKRIFITGGTGFIGSHLINRVYQEYEVAVFSRNTSNPWRIKEALPHIQLFRGDLSVFNDIKHAIETFQPHIIFHFAAYGVNSKGNDYLEAIQTNIQGTAHLIYAAQYSDNLEKVINLGSSSEYGEKAEVITEEMLLKPVDIYGSTKASATLIAHQLAAQLGINCITFRPFNLFGEAEESHKLFSYVIQQLLHDKEVLLTPCEQVRDYCYIQNIIDAFLLAIHHTEISDEIFNIGSGEVYPLRFFVDSIFSHMDTDLKPQYGALKYRENERMTPQVDISKVKRLLQWKPAISFEEGMLRTINWYKQHKDDKQGVLSNDN; via the coding sequence ATGAATACGAAAAAAAGAATTTTTATAACTGGAGGAACTGGATTTATTGGCTCACATTTAATAAACCGAGTATATCAAGAGTATGAGGTTGCTGTTTTTTCAAGAAATACCTCGAATCCTTGGAGAATAAAAGAGGCTCTTCCACACATACAGCTGTTTAGAGGAGATCTATCTGTATTCAACGATATCAAGCATGCTATTGAAACCTTCCAGCCACATATTATTTTTCATTTCGCGGCTTATGGTGTTAATAGCAAAGGCAATGATTACTTAGAGGCAATTCAAACAAATATACAAGGAACCGCTCATCTTATATATGCAGCTCAATACAGTGACAATCTTGAGAAAGTAATTAATCTTGGCTCGAGTTCTGAGTATGGGGAAAAAGCTGAAGTAATTACGGAAGAGATGTTACTCAAACCAGTGGATATCTATGGAAGTACGAAAGCATCCGCAACACTTATTGCTCATCAGCTAGCAGCTCAACTAGGGATAAATTGTATCACGTTTAGACCGTTTAATTTGTTTGGAGAAGCTGAGGAATCACATAAGTTATTTAGTTATGTGATCCAGCAACTATTACATGATAAAGAAGTTTTACTAACTCCCTGTGAACAAGTAAGAGATTATTGCTACATCCAAAATATTATTGATGCCTTCCTATTAGCTATTCATCATACAGAGATAAGTGATGAAATTTTTAACATTGGAAGCGGGGAGGTTTACCCTTTGAGGTTTTTCGTTGATTCTATCTTTTCACATATGGACACCGATTTAAAGCCTCAATATGGAGCATTGAAATATAGAGAAAATGAACGAATGACACCGCAAGTAGATATTTCGAAAGTGAAAAGGCTGTTACAGTGGAAACCTGCAATTTCTTTTGAAGAAGGGATGCTCCGTACAATAAATTGGTATAAGCAACATAAAGATGACAAACAAGGGGTACTGTCAAATGACAATTAA
- a CDS encoding sugar phosphate nucleotidyltransferase, with protein sequence MKVVILCGGKGLRMSGLEENIPKALARVNGHPIIWHIMKLYSHYGFNEFILPLGHQGEKIKEYFMEYKWKEHDITLCLNESKFSPLTSIEDWKITCVNTGLETMTGARIKQIEKYIKDDTFLLTYGDGLSDINIEKLIAFHKEKGKAVTVTGIKKHNQYGVLEVEDGLATNFAEKPEVDSIINGGFFVCNREFFHYLSEDQDCVLEEEPLKNLIKDGELAIYEHDGFWMSIDTPKDLAEANKLWKA encoded by the coding sequence ATGAAAGTAGTCATTTTATGTGGCGGAAAAGGCCTTAGAATGAGTGGTTTAGAGGAGAATATTCCGAAAGCATTAGCAAGGGTAAATGGACACCCTATTATATGGCACATTATGAAATTATATAGTCACTATGGCTTTAACGAATTTATACTCCCTCTTGGTCACCAAGGAGAAAAAATTAAAGAATACTTCATGGAGTATAAATGGAAGGAACATGATATTACATTATGTTTAAATGAAAGTAAATTTTCACCCCTTACTTCCATAGAGGATTGGAAAATCACATGTGTAAATACGGGATTAGAAACAATGACAGGTGCTAGGATCAAACAGATTGAGAAATATATTAAAGATGATACGTTCTTACTCACATATGGGGACGGGTTATCAGATATAAATATTGAAAAATTGATTGCATTTCATAAGGAAAAAGGGAAAGCAGTCACAGTGACAGGGATAAAAAAACATAACCAATATGGAGTTTTAGAAGTTGAAGACGGTCTTGCAACCAATTTTGCAGAAAAACCTGAAGTAGACTCCATCATAAATGGTGGTTTCTTTGTCTGTAATCGTGAATTTTTTCACTATTTGAGTGAGGATCAAGATTGTGTCCTTGAAGAGGAGCCGTTAAAGAACCTAATTAAAGATGGCGAACTAGCTATCTATGAACATGACGGGTTTTGGATGTCTATTGATACACCGAAAGACTTAGCTGAAGCAAATAAATTATGGAAAGCATAG
- a CDS encoding glycosyltransferase family 2 protein — MCDISVVIPLYNKENYVKRAVESVLSQTNQRFEIVIVDDGSTDQSYQKAAEIKDSRIRIIQQQNAGASAARNKGITEAKADYIAFLDADDTWNPTFLETIFRLIEKYPEAGAYATSYQIILKNQRKLVPSFDYIPPSPWEGFITHYSKSVLRDLPIISSAVVIPKKTFAHVGLFAIGHPHGEDQDMWFRISMYRHIAYSHTNQATYYRGLPNSMCTVLHTYQPYPIIDTIKKAIDHKKVRETSDLKEYLVKLELDYAERLINTNRLKEAYELLEGIATTRYQLKKGKVFFLYWKERFSGHVMNRIRRARKYDRRF; from the coding sequence ATGTGCGATATCTCAGTAGTTATCCCGTTATATAATAAGGAAAATTATGTAAAAAGAGCAGTGGAATCGGTTTTGTCACAGACTAATCAGAGGTTCGAAATCGTGATTGTCGATGATGGGTCGACGGATCAAAGCTACCAGAAAGCAGCTGAGATAAAAGATTCGAGAATACGCATCATTCAGCAACAGAATGCAGGAGCTTCAGCGGCTAGGAATAAAGGAATTACAGAAGCAAAAGCTGATTATATTGCTTTTTTAGATGCAGATGATACATGGAATCCAACATTTCTTGAGACAATTTTTCGGTTAATTGAAAAATACCCAGAGGCAGGGGCTTATGCAACCTCCTATCAAATCATTTTAAAAAATCAACGAAAACTTGTGCCTAGTTTTGACTATATACCTCCATCCCCATGGGAGGGCTTCATCACTCATTATAGTAAAAGTGTACTTAGAGATCTTCCCATTATCTCTTCTGCCGTTGTTATTCCCAAAAAAACATTTGCTCATGTCGGGCTTTTTGCTATTGGTCACCCGCATGGAGAGGATCAAGATATGTGGTTTCGTATAAGTATGTATCGTCACATCGCCTATAGTCATACCAATCAGGCTACATACTATCGTGGTCTGCCAAACAGTATGTGTACGGTCCTGCACACCTATCAGCCCTATCCAATTATAGACACAATAAAAAAAGCGATAGATCATAAAAAAGTACGGGAAACAAGTGATCTTAAGGAATATCTAGTGAAACTAGAACTGGACTATGCTGAGAGACTTATTAATACGAACCGTTTAAAGGAAGCGTATGAGCTTTTAGAAGGAATAGCTACTACTCGTTATCAACTAAAAAAAGGCAAAGTTTTTTTCTTGTATTGGAAGGAAAGATTTTCAGGACATGTTATGAACAGGATACGAAGAGCTCGGAAATATGATAGGAGGTTTTAG
- a CDS encoding polysaccharide pyruvyl transferase family protein, translated as MRKILLSGYYGEYNTGDDALLASSSFGCSQFLQSSKTLATAYHIPEFERELQVTPLYVKQEKMKSENLMRLYYHALTSNLIVFGGGSVFHSTDKLTRDSDLIDLSRGRGAVALGVSFGPFRDSGAEQACKTFIKKLSYIGVRDEESFELVKSLVPDVHVEKTFDLAPLFPLSQVDEFLGTKPVKRRGLAISLCHYERYVGLNKDIEEIRLEKISRVLNRLTVEDVEELIFIDFNGHPVFGDVDIHKEMMSRLKGKIPMSRIPYSHNPATVLRLISTCKGMIGMRLHSCVFGYMTETPTIILSYHPKCMGWAEQIRSHPDFTMDSTDFEEEQLYSSIINILHNNYEPPIMPLATAQKLAMKNWEGALCAISQ; from the coding sequence ATGAGGAAGATTCTATTATCTGGCTACTACGGTGAGTACAATACAGGAGATGATGCTCTATTAGCATCATCCTCCTTTGGTTGCAGTCAATTTCTTCAATCAAGTAAAACACTAGCTACCGCCTATCATATTCCAGAGTTTGAAAGGGAGCTACAAGTAACACCCCTGTATGTGAAACAGGAAAAAATGAAGAGTGAGAATTTAATGAGATTGTATTACCACGCACTAACCTCCAATCTGATTGTTTTTGGTGGGGGCTCTGTTTTTCATTCCACGGATAAATTAACAAGAGATTCAGATTTAATTGACTTAAGTAGGGGGAGAGGTGCTGTAGCATTAGGTGTTTCATTTGGACCATTTAGAGATAGTGGAGCAGAACAAGCATGTAAAACTTTTATAAAGAAATTATCTTATATTGGTGTTCGGGATGAAGAAAGCTTTGAGCTTGTGAAAAGTCTGGTACCTGATGTACATGTTGAGAAAACGTTTGATTTAGCACCACTTTTTCCCTTATCACAAGTCGATGAATTCCTGGGTACTAAGCCTGTCAAAAGGAGAGGGCTGGCGATTTCATTATGTCACTATGAAAGGTACGTAGGCTTGAATAAGGATATTGAAGAAATAAGGTTGGAGAAAATTTCACGTGTTTTAAACCGTCTAACAGTTGAAGATGTGGAAGAACTCATTTTTATAGACTTTAATGGTCATCCAGTTTTTGGAGATGTTGATATCCACAAAGAAATGATGAGCAGGCTTAAAGGAAAGATTCCAATGTCTAGAATTCCATATTCTCATAATCCAGCTACCGTTCTTAGGTTAATCTCAACCTGCAAAGGGATGATTGGTATGAGACTTCATAGCTGTGTTTTCGGTTATATGACGGAAACTCCAACTATTATTTTGTCATACCATCCTAAATGTATGGGGTGGGCGGAACAGATTCGGTCACATCCTGATTTTACAATGGATTCAACGGATTTCGAAGAGGAGCAGTTGTATTCTTCCATTATTAATATATTGCACAATAACTATGAACCTCCAATTATGCCTTTAGCTACTGCCCAAAAATTAGCAATGAAGAATTGGGAGGGTGCGTTATGTGCGATATCTCAGTAG
- a CDS encoding glycosyltransferase, which produces MFTKLKLLFITKDWSSGIERNNYYLSQSLSNLTTLTIWEESGDIQDILTTLHFKPDFILLNDLRPTRCPEITGLKECNIPVGMIMHDLHYKTSYRKQFIEENNIRYLFTHYRDKFLEWFPEYEDRMIWFPHFVHIDVFKDYQEEKTIDFLLMGSTYPPIYPLRAAILDELGNLPNFTYHEHPGYDKETYDEENFFVGSRYAREINKAKIFFTCDSIYQYPVMKYYEVLASRTLLLASHSQELEDLGFIPGIHYVEIDLDTYYEKALYYLQNYESIGKEIADNGYHMIRKHHSVDVRAKSLVKTIRSIIKERKKESE; this is translated from the coding sequence TTGTTTACAAAGTTAAAGCTTTTATTTATTACAAAAGATTGGTCTAGTGGAATTGAACGGAATAATTACTATCTCTCCCAATCGTTGAGTAACCTTACTACATTAACAATTTGGGAAGAATCAGGAGATATACAAGACATCCTTACGACACTTCATTTCAAACCTGATTTTATTTTATTAAACGATTTACGACCAACAAGATGTCCCGAAATAACAGGATTAAAAGAATGTAATATTCCTGTTGGCATGATTATGCATGATCTCCACTACAAAACAAGCTACCGTAAGCAATTTATTGAAGAAAATAACATACGATACCTCTTTACACATTATCGGGATAAGTTTTTAGAATGGTTCCCAGAATATGAGGATCGAATGATTTGGTTTCCTCATTTTGTTCATATAGATGTTTTCAAAGATTATCAAGAAGAGAAAACAATAGACTTTCTATTAATGGGTTCAACGTATCCACCTATTTATCCACTTCGTGCAGCTATATTAGATGAACTAGGAAACCTTCCTAATTTCACCTATCATGAACACCCTGGCTATGACAAAGAGACATATGACGAAGAAAATTTTTTTGTAGGCAGCAGATATGCAAGAGAAATTAACAAAGCAAAAATCTTTTTCACCTGTGATTCGATTTATCAATATCCTGTTATGAAATATTATGAGGTACTTGCCAGTCGGACACTTCTATTAGCTTCCCATTCGCAGGAATTAGAGGACTTAGGCTTCATTCCTGGTATTCATTATGTAGAGATTGATTTAGATACCTACTATGAAAAAGCGCTATATTATCTACAAAACTATGAAAGTATCGGAAAAGAAATAGCTGACAATGGTTATCACATGATTCGTAAACATCATTCAGTAGACGTAAGAGCCAAATCTTTAGTCAAGACCATTCGTTCAATCATTAAAGAACGAAAGAAAGAGAGTGAATGA
- a CDS encoding polysaccharide pyruvyl transferase family protein: protein MNLLYIGYLGFNNVGDEVCYEAFVQSITRWSSSVEKVIAYDIKENKGIKEMLKEETIDAVILGGGSLFQGNIFLTLAEEAIELSLPLYSYGTGIDYLTEDTLTKFMDGDVFEPSTYFDNRQIPTARIKRVVEYVSYCGIRGPLTFQFLKGLTSDLSSIEIIGDSGFIYHPESDSYILDHYLPQNQNPMVAVNWGTTFNKLFGYNEASVKDQLIESCRYLLSKGYHIVVYPMWDQDIDSCRELSKQIENNELVTFIPETCTATQIYTFLTACHFSINLKLHATILSASAATPFIQLAYRSKGFDFAHSINQGENTLFTHSTSILKTVQEKEEEITNHYDSYTKKLHEEKEKYTRKHKWFIEKYFG, encoded by the coding sequence GTGAACTTATTATATATCGGTTATTTAGGTTTCAATAATGTCGGAGATGAGGTCTGCTACGAAGCTTTTGTTCAATCTATTACTAGATGGTCAAGCTCCGTTGAAAAAGTTATTGCTTATGACATAAAAGAAAATAAAGGAATAAAAGAAATGCTAAAAGAGGAAACCATTGATGCTGTCATCTTAGGCGGAGGTTCGCTTTTTCAAGGAAATATCTTCTTAACACTTGCGGAAGAAGCGATTGAATTAAGTCTACCATTATATAGCTATGGCACTGGAATTGATTATCTAACGGAGGATACGTTAACTAAATTTATGGATGGTGACGTTTTTGAACCCTCCACGTATTTTGATAATCGTCAAATCCCTACAGCTCGAATTAAAAGAGTAGTAGAGTATGTAAGCTATTGTGGAATTAGAGGGCCGTTAACCTTCCAATTTTTAAAAGGTTTAACATCTGATCTATCGTCTATAGAGATCATCGGAGATTCTGGCTTTATTTATCATCCTGAATCAGATTCCTATATCTTAGACCACTATTTACCACAGAATCAAAACCCAATGGTGGCTGTTAACTGGGGCACAACATTTAATAAGCTTTTTGGCTACAATGAAGCCTCAGTAAAAGATCAATTAATTGAAAGCTGTCGATACTTACTATCTAAAGGCTATCATATTGTTGTTTATCCTATGTGGGACCAAGATATAGATTCTTGTAGAGAGCTTTCTAAACAGATTGAGAATAACGAATTGGTGACCTTCATTCCTGAAACCTGTACAGCCACTCAAATTTATACGTTTTTAACTGCCTGTCATTTTTCCATTAATCTAAAACTACACGCAACTATTTTATCTGCATCAGCAGCTACTCCATTTATTCAATTGGCTTATCGCTCAAAAGGATTTGATTTCGCCCATTCAATTAATCAAGGAGAAAACACACTCTTCACACATTCGACAAGTATACTTAAAACAGTTCAAGAAAAAGAAGAAGAAATAACCAATCACTATGATTCTTATACAAAGAAGCTACATGAGGAGAAGGAAAAATACACACGAAAGCATAAATGGTTTATTGAAAAATACTTTGGTTAA